One genomic window of Aethina tumida isolate Nest 87 chromosome 3, icAetTumi1.1, whole genome shotgun sequence includes the following:
- the LOC109594942 gene encoding elongation of very long chain fatty acids protein 4 isoform X2, which produces MATLLNSTNGIVGKVYDYYLWTLSLSDERTKGWLFVDSPAPTLLYTILYLFIVWIGPILMRNRKPFQLKYILLPYNLFMSVLNLFIAWQLLTASTRLRYSYICEPCRQKYHPDELQIANAVWWYYFSKLLEFCDTFFFILRKKTNQLTFLHVYHHSTMWCLWWIGVKWVPSGSTFLPAMVNSAIHVLMYAYYGLSVLGPRIQKYLWWKKYLTILQMIQFTCALILGANGLRTGCDFPLWMHYTLIIYMMSFIVLFGNFYVKAYIEKGSQVFFGMDVGCGQGNTYVERENKESRSSGGLDIEKKDN; this is translated from the exons ATGGCGACTTTGCTGAATTCGACGAACGGAATAGTCGGAAAAGTGTACGACTATTATTTATGGACTTTATCGTTGTCAG ATGAAAGGACGAAAGGATGGCTGTTTGTAGATTCGCCAGCTCCAACATTACTTTACActattttatacctttttaTAGTTTGGATAGGACCTATTTTGATGCGAAATCGTAAACCCTTCCaactcaaatatatattattgccCTACAACTTGTTCATGTCGGTGCTAAACCTCTTCATTGCTTGGCAG ctGCTCACAGCTTCAACTAGGCTACGCTACAGCTACATTTGCGAACCGTGCCGCCAAAAGTACCACCCAGACGAATTACAAATAGCTAATGCGGTGTGGTGGTATTACTTTTCCAAGCTGTTGGAGTTCTGCGACACCTTCTTTTTCATTCTAAGAAAGAAAACCAACCAACTCACTTTCCTCCACGTGTACCACCATTCTACAATGTGGTGCTTGTGGTGGATCGGAGTCAAGTGGGTACCAAGCGGATCAA CTTTCTTACCGGCTATGGTTAATTCCGCAATACATGTGTTGATGTACGCTTACTACGGACTCTCGGTTTTGGGTCCAAGGATCCAAAAGTACCTCTGGTGGAAGAAGTACTTAACAATCCTACAAATG ATTCAGTTCACTTGTGCCTTGATTCTGGGTGCGAATGGATTAAGAACAGGCTGCGATTTCCCACTTTGGATGCACTATACACTGATCATTTATATGATGTCTTTCATTGTGCTCTTTGGAAACTTTTACGTAAAAGCTTACATCGAAaag ggAAGTCAAGTCTTCTTTGGTATGGACGTAGGATGCGGCCAAGGCAATACATACGTTGAAAGGGAAAATAAGGAGAGCAGATCCTCCGGTGGTTTGGACATTGAGAAGAAGGACAATTAA
- the LOC109594942 gene encoding elongation of very long chain fatty acids protein 4 isoform X1 produces MACQDDGLQWFLSRNVQRNDCAEMATLLNSTNGIVGKVYDYYLWTLSLSDERTKGWLFVDSPAPTLLYTILYLFIVWIGPILMRNRKPFQLKYILLPYNLFMSVLNLFIAWQLLTASTRLRYSYICEPCRQKYHPDELQIANAVWWYYFSKLLEFCDTFFFILRKKTNQLTFLHVYHHSTMWCLWWIGVKWVPSGSTFLPAMVNSAIHVLMYAYYGLSVLGPRIQKYLWWKKYLTILQMIQFTCALILGANGLRTGCDFPLWMHYTLIIYMMSFIVLFGNFYVKAYIEKGSQVFFGMDVGCGQGNTYVERENKESRSSGGLDIEKKDN; encoded by the exons AGAAACGACTGTGCGGAAATGGCGACTTTGCTGAATTCGACGAACGGAATAGTCGGAAAAGTGTACGACTATTATTTATGGACTTTATCGTTGTCAG ATGAAAGGACGAAAGGATGGCTGTTTGTAGATTCGCCAGCTCCAACATTACTTTACActattttatacctttttaTAGTTTGGATAGGACCTATTTTGATGCGAAATCGTAAACCCTTCCaactcaaatatatattattgccCTACAACTTGTTCATGTCGGTGCTAAACCTCTTCATTGCTTGGCAG ctGCTCACAGCTTCAACTAGGCTACGCTACAGCTACATTTGCGAACCGTGCCGCCAAAAGTACCACCCAGACGAATTACAAATAGCTAATGCGGTGTGGTGGTATTACTTTTCCAAGCTGTTGGAGTTCTGCGACACCTTCTTTTTCATTCTAAGAAAGAAAACCAACCAACTCACTTTCCTCCACGTGTACCACCATTCTACAATGTGGTGCTTGTGGTGGATCGGAGTCAAGTGGGTACCAAGCGGATCAA CTTTCTTACCGGCTATGGTTAATTCCGCAATACATGTGTTGATGTACGCTTACTACGGACTCTCGGTTTTGGGTCCAAGGATCCAAAAGTACCTCTGGTGGAAGAAGTACTTAACAATCCTACAAATG ATTCAGTTCACTTGTGCCTTGATTCTGGGTGCGAATGGATTAAGAACAGGCTGCGATTTCCCACTTTGGATGCACTATACACTGATCATTTATATGATGTCTTTCATTGTGCTCTTTGGAAACTTTTACGTAAAAGCTTACATCGAAaag ggAAGTCAAGTCTTCTTTGGTATGGACGTAGGATGCGGCCAAGGCAATACATACGTTGAAAGGGAAAATAAGGAGAGCAGATCCTCCGGTGGTTTGGACATTGAGAAGAAGGACAATTAA